In a single window of the Xylanimonas protaetiae genome:
- the pyrR gene encoding bifunctional pyr operon transcriptional regulator/uracil phosphoribosyltransferase PyrR, giving the protein MSLGLPSDTTVLGAEDVSRALTRIAHEVVERSKGAADVVLLGIPTRGVPLAHRLAERLAAIDPAFDPAAALGELDVTMYRDDLHRNPTRAVGVTRLPAGGIDGKTVVLVDDVLFSGRTIRAALDAISDLGRPRAVRLACLVDRGHRELPIRPDFVGKNLPTSTTERVQVRLAEIDGVDAVVISGREATENVGEAK; this is encoded by the coding sequence GTGAGCCTCGGCCTGCCATCAGACACGACCGTCCTCGGTGCCGAGGACGTCTCGCGGGCGCTGACCCGCATCGCCCACGAGGTCGTCGAGCGCTCCAAGGGAGCCGCCGACGTCGTCCTGCTGGGCATCCCCACCCGCGGCGTCCCGCTCGCGCACCGCCTCGCGGAGCGCCTCGCCGCCATCGACCCCGCGTTCGACCCGGCCGCCGCGCTGGGCGAGCTGGACGTGACGATGTACCGCGACGACCTGCACCGCAACCCCACCCGGGCCGTCGGCGTGACGCGCCTGCCCGCGGGCGGCATCGACGGCAAGACCGTCGTCCTGGTCGACGACGTCCTGTTCTCGGGCCGCACCATCCGGGCCGCGCTCGACGCCATCAGCGACCTGGGACGCCCGCGCGCGGTGCGCCTGGCGTGCCTCGTGGACCGTGGGCACCGCGAGCTGCCCATCCGGCCCGACTTCGTGGGCAAGAACCTGCCCACGTCGACGACCGAGCGCGTCCAGGTGCGGCTCGCCGAGATCGACGGCGTGGACGCCGTCGTCATCAGCGGCCGTGAGGCCACCGAGAACGTGGGGGAGGCGAAGTGA
- the nusB gene encoding transcription antitermination factor NusB, whose translation MGARTKARKRAADILFEAEQRGFDPVRLLRDRIEKPLTESPVPQYAADVVEGVVAHRERIDELLETYSNGWTIERMPAVDRALLRIGTWEILFNADVPDAVAIDEAVDLASQLSTDDSPAFVNGLLGRIVELKPTLLI comes from the coding sequence ATGGGTGCACGCACCAAGGCGCGCAAGCGCGCCGCGGACATCCTCTTCGAGGCCGAGCAGCGCGGGTTCGACCCGGTTCGCCTGCTGCGCGACCGCATCGAGAAGCCGCTGACCGAGTCTCCCGTGCCGCAGTACGCGGCCGACGTCGTCGAGGGCGTCGTGGCGCACCGCGAGCGTATCGACGAGCTGCTCGAGACGTACTCGAACGGCTGGACGATCGAGCGCATGCCGGCCGTCGACCGCGCCTTGCTGCGCATCGGCACCTGGGAGATCCTCTTCAACGCGGACGTCCCCGACGCCGTCGCCATCGACGAGGCGGTGGACCTGGCCTCCCAGCTGTCCACCGACGACTCGCCCGCGTTCGTCAACGGCCTGCTCGGCCGCATCGTGGAGCTCAAGCCGACGCTCCTGATCTGA
- the efp gene encoding elongation factor P, whose protein sequence is MATTNDIKNGTVLRIDGQLWTIIEFQHVKPGKGGAFVRTKMKNVVSGKTVDKTFNAGIKIETANVDRRDYQFSYMDGEDFIFMDTDTWEQFHIPAAVVGDAKDFMLEGMSVMIAMNEGTPLYVELPASVVLEITHTEPGLQGDRSTGGTKPATLETGREIQVPLFMEAGVKVKVDTRDGSYLGRVND, encoded by the coding sequence GTGGCTACCACCAACGACATCAAGAACGGCACCGTCCTGCGGATCGACGGCCAGCTCTGGACGATCATCGAGTTCCAGCACGTCAAGCCGGGCAAGGGTGGCGCGTTCGTCCGCACCAAGATGAAGAACGTCGTGTCGGGCAAGACCGTCGACAAGACCTTCAACGCGGGCATCAAGATCGAGACCGCCAACGTGGACCGTCGCGACTACCAGTTCTCGTACATGGACGGCGAGGACTTCATCTTCATGGACACCGACACGTGGGAGCAGTTCCACATCCCGGCTGCCGTCGTCGGTGACGCGAAGGACTTCATGCTCGAGGGCATGTCGGTCATGATCGCGATGAACGAGGGCACCCCGCTCTACGTCGAGCTCCCCGCCTCCGTCGTCCTGGAGATCACGCACACCGAGCCGGGCCTGCAGGGCGACCGCTCCACGGGTGGCACCAAGCCGGCCACGCTGGAGACGGGCCGCGAGATCCAGGTGCCGCTCTTCATGGAGGCCGGCGTCAAGGTCAAGGTCGACACGCGTGACGGGTCGTACCTCGGCCGCGTGAACGACTGA
- a CDS encoding HAD-IA family hydrolase: MTYRDYIWDLGGTLLDSYASSTTAFVDTLAEEGIAATRDEVYRALRVSTAHAVETFAAHVPGFLAEYKSAEAGELATPVLFDGAPEVLAGVVDAGGRNFLVSHRDRQVLHLLEETGIDALFTAVVTADDGFPRKPDPSSMRYLVERYDLTDVVAVGDRPIDVAAAVAAGVDAIYFDGGRPCPGAVRAIASLRELLPLQG; encoded by the coding sequence ATGACCTACCGCGACTACATCTGGGACCTCGGCGGCACGCTGCTCGACAGCTACGCGAGCTCGACGACGGCGTTCGTCGACACGCTCGCGGAGGAGGGCATCGCCGCGACGCGCGACGAGGTCTACCGCGCGCTGCGCGTGTCGACCGCGCACGCGGTCGAGACGTTCGCCGCGCACGTGCCCGGCTTCCTCGCCGAGTACAAGAGCGCGGAGGCCGGCGAGCTCGCCACCCCCGTGCTGTTCGACGGCGCTCCCGAGGTGCTGGCCGGCGTCGTCGATGCGGGGGGCCGCAACTTCCTGGTGTCGCACCGCGACCGGCAGGTGCTGCACCTGCTCGAGGAGACCGGCATCGACGCGCTCTTCACGGCGGTCGTCACCGCCGACGACGGGTTCCCCCGCAAGCCCGACCCGTCGTCGATGCGGTACCTCGTCGAGAGGTACGACCTGACCGACGTGGTCGCGGTCGGCGACCGGCCGATCGACGTGGCGGCGGCCGTGGCGGCCGGCGTCGACGCGATCTACTTCGACGGCGGCCGGCCGTGCCCGGGCGCCGTCCGCGCCATCGCGTCGCTGCGGGAGCTGCTGCCCCTCCAGGGCTGA